One Glycine max cultivar Williams 82 chromosome 8, Glycine_max_v4.0, whole genome shotgun sequence genomic window, aatttgtgaaataaaaatttaatgataaaatctataaaattatgaaagttgaataataaaattcacgGAAATAAAACTTAAggataaaatttacaattaactTATTGTTTTATTCATCATATTTTGATCTGATTTAGGGAGCTTCCAACCAATGTTTATcaggtaataatttttttcctatcatatagtatttaaaattttaagtcttgtctttgtgtttctttttattaacaaatgttaattattaatttttgttacaaaTATTAACGGAAAGATTTGAATCTGCGACCTCTCCACCTTCCTTCTTCCTTTACCCTTTACCCTCCCAACAATAATTCAATCTTATACATGTAAAATCTCATCTTTGCacaaagaagataaaaatgTGTCAAGTCTTTTGTACAAAgtggagtgttatgaacaattttttttccattcaagAATCAACGTGCCCTTAAATAACTGAGAATTTGGCAAATGAAAAAATTGCTTTTTTTAAGTCATTTTACGatatcaattttgaaaaatattatataaacacctattatattatttaatacctaaagagaaggagaaaaaaatataatataatttatgatatgataagaaaagaaatattaaaaaaatgagaagtgttaaaaaacatttaaaataataagatatttatgtattattttatgtaaagaAAAGAAGGTGGGTAATGAATACCCTTTATTAACAATTTATTCATAGTCGACCTTACAATTACAGTACAAGAATACAGACTTCTTCTGGACTCTTCTAACAAACCAATAACCTTACCAACTGTATAAACTTTTTTCACCTTGAACCCAATATTTGGcaagtgaaaaaagaaaaaatgcccCTAAAAATTGAAGGGGCATGCTTCCAGCAGCACAAGTTCTATGACGCAAGGCAAAGAGACTTTGATGTTGTTGGTAACAAAAACAATATCAGGAGTTGTCTGTTATTGTTGTtagaaagaacaaaatccagCACTTATGTACCTTGCCAAAATAACAAATCAAAGAACCAAATAATCATCGTATATCAGTTACTTCTTCTGAGATGGTGCAGAGAAATATGGCAACTCAAATTGTGGCTTTAACCAAAGGGGACTGAGGTATAGGGGAGTGAGGTGACATCATGATATCATCAAACCTTCTGGTTTTGAGGCTCAACCTCAAGTTACTGTGCCAGCAATGTTTCTTGTTAGGAACCATGACctccttgttttgaagcacGAAGGTTCGAATTCTTTGCAATGCAATTTGCACAGCCATATCATCCATGTTGGCATAGCACACCCTAAACCACCCTGGCTCAGTGCAATGGAAAGAAGAGCCAGGTGAAACATTGATCTTAACCTCATGAATGATCACTCTCCAAAGCTCCATTTCAGAGTCAAGCGTTGGCTTCTTGAGAAGTTGCCTTAAATCCATCCACACAAAGAGACCAGCATTGCTTTGCAAGCACTTTATGCCAACTTTGGCCAACCCCGAAGTGAAAACTCTATGCCTTTGTGCCAACCTTTTTGCACTCTCTTCCAGAAACCTTTCCACAAACTCATCATCATTTAGCATTGATGCTAAAAGATGCTGAGTCTGTGTTGACACCAACCCAAAGCTTGACATTTTGCGTGCACAATTGACCACAGCATCATTGTAAGAGTATATGATGCCAACTCTGAAGCCAGGGAACCCCATATCCTTTGAAAGACTATAAACAATGTGAACGAGGTTGCGGTCACATTCGATGTCTGTGTCTTCCTCTAGTATCTCAGCAATGCTTATGAAACTGGGACGGCTAAAAACTGTTGCAGAGTATATTTCATCAGATACAAGATGGATACGCTTCTCATTGATGAAGCTCACCACGGTTCTTAGTGTGTTTCTGTCCATGACTGTGCCTAATGGGTTTGAAGGATTGGTGATGAGCATGCCCTTTACTCTAATGTTATCCTCTTTGGCTTTCTCATACGCATCTTCCAATGCTTGCTTTGTCAACTTGAAATTGTTTGAGCTATCGCACATAACTGGAACAAGTTTAATTCCTGTTCTCCACCTCAAATCCCGGTCAAAACTGCACAAGGAAATTCAGCTtcttattagataaaaatattatgtagatgtcaataaaattaatatatactatATGGCTAAATATCAAATAATGTTCTTGGTCAAATTGCTATTCAATTGTGGTGTAAATTTGACTTTTATttaaggattttttatttttggatatgCTCGTTGACTACTGCCAATAGATGAAGGTTGAAACTGCAAAGTAGTGCCATCAAATCTCACTATCCTGGTTTCTAATTCAGAATTCCACTTTGTGGGGGCTATATAGACCCTCATGGAATGCTAAATTAATAGAAAGGCAACTCAGTGGCAATCAAATTTACTATAATTGAAAAACGAAATGACACCCGTAATCCATACTTCATCATTTtactcaaaattaataaatgaaaaatgaaaaaagagcgTGAAATTGAATAGAATAGAATACTCACCCTGGATAATAAGGAATTGGCACCAAAAATGCGTCACCGGGGTCTGCCAAACAAAAGGTAGTGACTTCGTGTGCTCCAGTTGCTCCACCGCTCATGACAATACGATCAGGATCAAACGTGACTCTGTTTCCTCTTGTTCTACCCATGAATTTAGCCACAGCCTGTGCAAATTTTCAATTCACGTTTagttttttgtgtgtaaaataTTATCACTAGTTAAACTCAACTAGTTAATTTATGGACAAAATGAGTGATATGATCAAATTTCACATTATCTTATTGTTACTCACATTTCTGAACTCGGGTAGAccatgataatcctgaaagTTAGCTATTGCCCTGAAATCATTTATTCCTTCTGGAGTGCAAATGGAGGCCTCTGGGTTATTCAGTATCCAATCTTCAACCAAATCAGAAGTAAGCTGCGAAAATTTAAGATAACTGAATTCATTAGAACTTATTAACAtgggaaaataatttaataatatattgtatatatattattatcctCCAAATTTATGCAATTGTGGTAAGTTATCACAATTGCATGACTTTGGAAAGAAAACTTTATATGCTATATACCTGATTCTCAGCAAGACCCATTTGAATAACCCCGTTAGGATTCTCTTTGGGATGAAAGGGGTTTTCATCATAAGCCTTCCATCCATCAAAATATGGGGATGCTTCACCATGTCCATCTCCGATGGCCATCTTAGACAACAATTGAGTTTGGTTCGCAGCCATCAACCCCATATAGTCTATGTATAATTGTCCTTAAAATATAGTGTAGCAAATAGCAATTCACCAATAAAAAGAATATAGTGTAGCAATGTAATGAAATCAATCAAATCCAAGTCAGGGAGGGAAGCCTTTTGAGTGTGGTTTGAAATATGCTATGAATAATTTACGGAGGAAATGTTTAGTGTCTAGCAATGAACAACAACACCGAGAGGGGTGCTTATTTATAGCATGTAGTGCACAAATTCACCTTGACCTTCAGAGAGAGGAATATCTTTAGTCCAAATAAAATGAAGGTTCCCACGAAGGAGAGAAGAGTTCAACATCAGCTATTATGCTTCTTAGGTTTGAAAATTAGGCAGTAGTTGGTACGCAGACAGGACCCActattaattagaaataattgTCCTAGTGAGAGCTAGCAAGATGCCACTCGTAATATTTTTGTCAACCCAATGAGAGAAAGAGAATAGACTTTGTGCACATGCTTACATAAAGTTTAGTATTCGAGTCCAAATTAAGTTGGTATACAATCATAATTCTTACACGTATATTTCtttgtatttatataattataattagtttcacttcattatttataaatttatactaGTTCTATTAATCATtatactataaaatataaatgatctGGTCCTCATTATTTTACACAGAGacatcttttattatatattttttctttataatatgtGTTTTCCTCATTAttcaatatatgttttttttaaaaaaaattaaatgaagatgAGAGTGTTTTAAATCtaaatttacattcaaagaaCCAAAAACGGAAAACTCACTACTACCTTTAATTAAATTGTCGTTACGATAACTTAttatatgttttgattttttttttctgataatgacttgtttaattttgatttagatAGATGTTATTGTTGATGAAGAAAGACATGCATAACAAAATACTTTTTCAATCAGCCATGGATGTGATCCGCAGTAATTATCATCAATATATGGAGCCTGGAGGgattgcacaaaaaaaaaagaaaaagatttgacGTACTTGTAAAAACTTTTTCCCccgtcaaataaaaaatatgccaCAATAATTGTATGAATGCTATTAGGAGAATTGTAGAGTGTAAAATTTATTGCCCCATATTTGGAGAAGACGTGTATCAACACTAAATTCTCCGTGGCATTTCATGTCCCATGAGAAGAGAGTATAACCTAACCTCCACTCGCAGCAACTGAACTAACTCTCTATATACGCGGAACAAACTCTATACTAATACTATACACGTGTGGTAGGAAAACGGAATTAATTTTTTCAGTGCACAAAATATTTGCTGGCGAAAAGTGTATCgaaaaataatatgttattacaaaaaattaaactgaGTTTGGAGGTTCCCATCACTTAAACCTAACAAAGTATTTGTTGTTGGGTGCCAGGTATGTGCTGCTCTGGTCGGCAATGGAAGGAGTGGGGACGACTGAGGGCCATTCAAATAAttactattttgttttctttccaataTAGAGGAAACAAGATGATTatggaaaaagataaataaatacccATATGGAAGCTGGAGTAGCTGAATTGACAAACTTTTGGT contains:
- the ACS gene encoding 1-aminocyclopropane-1-carboxylate synthase yields the protein MGLMAANQTQLLSKMAIGDGHGEASPYFDGWKAYDENPFHPKENPNGVIQMGLAENQLTSDLVEDWILNNPEASICTPEGINDFRAIANFQDYHGLPEFRNAVAKFMGRTRGNRVTFDPDRIVMSGGATGAHEVTTFCLADPGDAFLVPIPYYPGFDRDLRWRTGIKLVPVMCDSSNNFKLTKQALEDAYEKAKEDNIRVKGMLITNPSNPLGTVMDRNTLRTVVSFINEKRIHLVSDEIYSATVFSRPSFISIAEILEEDTDIECDRNLVHIVYSLSKDMGFPGFRVGIIYSYNDAVVNCARKMSSFGLVSTQTQHLLASMLNDDEFVERFLEESAKRLAQRHRVFTSGLAKVGIKCLQSNAGLFVWMDLRQLLKKPTLDSEMELWRVIIHEVKINVSPGSSFHCTEPGWFRVCYANMDDMAVQIALQRIRTFVLQNKEVMVPNKKHCWHSNLRLSLKTRRFDDIMMSPHSPIPQSPLVKATI